The Pseudomonas sp. SCA2728.1_7 DNA segment ATGATCAGTTGGCCAGTCGCGGCGTCGATGTACGGCTCGGTCAGGGTCGAGGTACTGCTGCTCTCGGCACCTTTATACCAAGGGCGCACCCGTGGATCGAAACCGTCGGGCATCTTCGCATCAGGACGGATGGTGAAGTGGCCAGTGGCATCGCCGAGGTAGGAAGCCATGAACGTCGACGTCAGGGCTTTCTGTTCCAGCAGGCTGGCGACATTGGCCGGTTCCGGGTTGATGGCGATGTTCTGGGCGGCGTTCTCGATCAGCAGAATGCGACCGCTGAGCCAGGTCTGGATATTGCCGGCGGTGACTTCGCCCATCTCGTTGAGATAGTTGTTCAGGTCATCGCGGATCGCATTGCGCTGTAGCCAGTCGTTGTACAAGGTAAACGAGGCGAAGGCGGCAATGACGATAAGGGCGGCGGCAAGCAAGATTTTATGGCTGAAGCGCAGATTTTTGTTCATGGCTTGGGGTTCCGCTAAGGTCTTAATGTCCAGGGCGTGCTTTTATAGAAGCGCGCAAAATGGGCAAGGGTGAAAACAAGCTGATATTTCCGTCTCTCCTTAGGGAAATGTCCGGCCTGACTTGTGGTCGGGTCTCTCACTCTTCTGTATCGGCCATGCGTAATCAAAGATTAACCACTGGGTGACAAAATGCCTGACTCCTCGCAACTCGTAATCGGCGCTGATCTCGCGGGCCAGCAGATTGCTCAGGCCATGCGCCTGGCGAACCGCCACGGACTGGTCGCCGGCGCCACCGGTACCGGTAAAACCGTTACTTTGCAGCGTTTGGCCGAGGCGTTCAGCGACGCCGGGGTCGCGGTGTTTGCCGCGGACATCAAGGGCGATCTGTGTGGCCTCGGTGCGGCCGGCAACCCGCAGGGCAAGGTTGCCGAGCGTATCGCCGGGATGCCGTGGCTCAACTACACGGCGCAGGCTTATCCGGTGACACTGTGGGATATCCACGGTGAGTCCGGTCATCCATTGCGCACCACGTTGAGCGAAATGGGCCCGTTGCTGATCGGCAGCCTGCTGGAACTGACCGACAGTCAGCAGTCGGCGCTCTACGCAGCCTTTAAGGTTGCCGATCGCGAGGGCCTGTTGCTGCTGGATCTGAAAGATCTGAAGGCGCTGCTCAATCATCTCAAGGAAAACCCGCAACTGCTGGGCGAAGACGCGGCGCTGATGACCACTGGCTCGAGTCAGGCGCTGCTACGCCGTCTGGCGATCCTCGAGCAGCAGGGCGCCGAAGCCTTGTTCGGCGAACCGGCACTGCAACTCGAAGACATTCTGCAACCGAGCGCCGATGGCCGTGGGCGCATTCACTTGCTCGACGCGAGTCGTCTGGTACACGAGGCGCCGAAGGTCTACGCGACGTTCTTGTTGTGGCTGCTGGCTGAGCTGTTCGAGCAGTTGCCGGAGCGCGGCGATGCCGACAAACCGCTGCTGGCGCTGTTTTTCGATGAGGCGCATTTGCTCTTTGGCGATACACCCAAGGCACTGCAGGAGCGGCTGGAACAAGTGGTGCGCTTGATCCGTTCCAAAGGGGTTGGCGTGTACTTCGTCACGCAGTCGCCGGCGGACTTGCCGGATGACGTGCTGGCGCAGCTCGGCCTGCGCATTCAGCATGGCTTGCGCGCCTTCACTGCCAAAGAGCAGAAATCCCTGCGCGCGGTGGCGGACGGCTTCCGGCCTAATCCGGCGTTTGACAGTTTGTCGGTGTTGACTGAACTGGGGATTGGCGAGGCCTTGGTCGGCACGCTGACCGAAAAAGGCACGCCGGAGATGGTCCAGCGCGTGCTGGTGGCGCCACCGCAATCGCGGATCGGGCCGTTGACCGAGACTGAGCGCACGGTGTTGATTGCCGGATCGCCGTTCAAAGGGCGCTATGACAAGCCGATTGATCGGGAATCGGCGTATGAAATTCTGATGGGACGCAAGGGCCTGGCGCCTGAAGCCGAGGCAACCGCAGGCAAGCCTGCGCCTGAAGAGCCGAGCCTGGCCGACAGGGCGGGAGAGTTCCTTGGCACCGCCGCCGGCCAAGCGCTGAAATCCGCCATGCGCCAGGCGGCCAACAATCTGGGCAAACAACTGGTACGCGGCCTTATGGGCTCTTTACTCGGTGGCAGCAAACGCCGCTGATCTAATGTAGGAGTGAGCCTGCTCGCGATTGCGGTATGCCAGTCACGACAATGTCGACTGTTTCACCGCTATCGCGAGCAGGCTCACTCCTACAATTATTGATAGCCGTCAGGACTTGTCTTTGGCGTGCGCCGCCAGTCGCTCCAGCGCCGCACGCAACCCCGGATCAGTGATCCCGTCCGCCGTCGCCTGAATCGTCGCCGCCGCTTCCGTGGACAAATCCATCGTGTGCCCGGCTGCCCCGCGTTGAACCGTCGGCGGCTGCACTTTGAACAGAATCCGCGTCAGACTGGCGAACTCGTCAAACATCTGCAATTGCCGCTGCAGGCGTTTTTGCTGATAGCGCAGGCGTGTCGCCCAGTGGCCGTCGGTGACAATCAGCAACAGACTGCCTTCGCGCCACGAGGCGACATGGCAGTGTTCGCGGGCGGCAGGTTGCAGTTGGCTTTCGAGCAGGCGCTGCAAATGACCCAGTCGTTGGGCATGGCCGAGGATGGCTTTGAGCGGCTTGGCTTCGCGCAGGAGAACGGCGGGTGCTCTGGCCGTAAGAGGGCGGAATGCCATGATCGAACACCTGAAGTAACAGAAACGCCATGGTAGCAGAAAGGCCGAAATCACTCGCCCATTGCTTTTGCCCCCGCTTTACCCATTAAATCAACGACTAACTTCTGCCTTGTATGACTTGAAGTTGAGCAAAACGCCCCTATTTTAAGTGAGCCCCGTCAAAGCGCAGTGCCAGCATCGTGGAACATCGCCACTTTCCTCACTTCCGTTTCCGGGTAGAATGCTCGTTCGCATGCGGCCATGAGGGCTGCACGGGCGACGCTCACGGGGCCGCCCTCCATCCCTTTAGTGTGGAAGATCCTGCCGATATGTTTGCGCCTTTGTTAAAGAAACTTTTTGGAAGCAAGAACGAGCGTGAAGTCAAACGCATGCTCAAGACGGTGCAGCTCGTCAATGCCTTCGAAGAGCAAATGGTGGCCCTTTCGGACGATCAATTGCGTGCCAAGACCGCTGAGTTCAAGGCCCGCATCGCCAAAGGGGAAACCCTCGACAAGCTGTTGCCAGAAGCCTTTGCGGTCGCCCGCGAAGCCGGCAAGCGCATCATGGGTATGCGCCACTTCGACGTACAGCTCGTCGGTGGCATGACCTTGCACGAAGGCAAGATCGCCGAAATGCGCACCGGTGAGGGTAAAACCCTCGTAGCGACCCTGGGCGTTTACCTCAACGCACTGTCCGGCAAGGGCGTGCACGTTGTGACGGTGAACGACTACCTGGCGCGTCGTGACGCCAACTGGATGCGTCCGCTGTATGAATTCCTCGGCCTGACCGTCGGCGTCGTGACGCCGTTCCAGCCGCCGGAAGAGAAACGTCTGGCCTACGCCGCCGACATCACCTACGGCACCAACAACGAATTCGGTTTCGACTACCTGCGCGACAACATGGCGTTCAGCATGGAAGAAAAATTCCAGCGCGAACTCAACTTTGCCGTGATCGACGAAGTCGACTCCATTCTCATCGACGAAGCGCGTACCCCGCTGATCATCTCCGGTCAGGCCGAGGACAGCTCCAAGCTGTACATGGAGATCAATAAACTGATCCCGCAGCTGGAACTGCACGTTGAAGAAGTCGAAGGTGAAGTCACCAAGGCTGGCCACTACACCGTTGACGAGAAGACCCGTCAGGTCGAACTCAACGAAGCCGGTCACCAGTTCATCGAAGACATGCTCACCCGCGTCGGCCTGCTGGCGGAAGGCGAGAGCCTGTACTCGGCACACAACCTGGGCCTGCTGACCCACGTGTATGCCGGTCTGCGTGCGCACAAGCTGTTCAATCGCAACATCGAATACATCGTGCAGGACGGCCAGGTCGTACTGGTCGACGAACACACCGGCCGTACCATGCCCGGTCGTCGTCTGTCCGAAGGCCTGCACCAGGCCATCGAAGCCAAGGAAGGTCTGAACATCCAGGCCGAGAGCCAGACCCTGGCCTCGACCACGTTCCAGAACTACTTCCGTCTGTACACCAAGCTGTCCGGCATGACCGGTACCGCCGACACCGAAGCGTTCGAATTCCACCAGATCTATGGTCTGGAAGTCATGGTCATCCCGCCGAACAAACCGTTGGCGCGTAAAGACTTCAACGACCTGGTGTTCCTCACCGCCGAAGAGAAATACGCGGCGATCGTTGCGGACATCAAGGAAAGCATGGCGGCCGGTCGTCCGGTGCTGGTGGGTACTGCCACCATCGAAACCTCCGAGCACATGTCCGCATTGCTGGTGAAGGAAGGCATCGAACACAAGGTTCTCAACGCCAAGTTCCACGAAAAAGAAGCCGAGATCATCGCGCAGGCCGGTCGTCCGGGCGCTCTGACCATCGCCACCAACATGGCCGGTCGTGGTACCGACATCCTGTTGGGCGGTAACTGGGAAGTTGAAGTCGCGTCGCTGGAAGACCCGACCCCTGAGCAGATTGCCCAGATCAAGGCCGACTGGCAGAAGCGTCACCAGCAAGTGCTGGAATCCGGTGGTCTGCAAGTGATTGCTTCCGAGCGTCACGAATCGCGTCGTATCGACAACCAGCTGCGTGGCCGTGCCGGTCGTCAGGGTGACGCTGGTTCCAGCCGCTTCTACCTGTCGCTGGAAGACAGCCTGATGCGTATCTTCGCCTCTGACCGGGTGAAGAACTTCATGAAAGCCCTGGGCATGCAGCCGGGCGAAGCGATCGAGCACCGCATGGTGACCAACGCGATCGAGAAGGCGCAGCGCAAGGTTGAAGGCCGTAACTTCGACATTCGCAAGCAACTGCTCGAGTTCGACGACGTCAACAACGAACAGCGTAAAGTGATCTATCACATGCGTAACACGTTGCTGGCCGCTGACAACATCGGTGAAACCATCGCTGATTTCCGTCAGGACGTGCTCAACGCCACCGTCAGCGCGCACATTCCTCCGCAATCGCTGCCAGAGCAGTGGGACGTGGCCGGTCTGGAAGCCTCGCTGCAGAGCGACTTCGGTGTAGCGTTGCCCATCCAGCAATGGCTCGACGAAGACGATCACCTGTACGAAGAAACCCTGCGCGAGAAGCTCATGACCGAGCTGATGGCGGCGTACAACGAGAAAGAAGACCAGGCCGGTGCCGACGCACTGCGCTCGTTCGAGAAACAAATCGTACTGCGCGTGCTGGACGACCTGTGGAAAGACCACCTGTCGACCATGGATCACCTGCGTCACGGTATCCACTTGCGTGGCTACGCTCAGAAGAACCCGAAGCAGGAATACAAGCGCGAGTCGTTCACGCTGTTCTCCGAGTTGCTCGATTCGATCAAGCGCGACTCGATCCGTGTGCTGTCGCACGTTCAGGTGCGCCGCGAAGATCCGGAAGCCGAAGAGCAACGTCTGCGTCAGGAAGCCGAAGCACTGGCCGCCCGCATGCAGTTCGAACACGCCGAAGCGCCAGGTCTGGAGCAACCGGAAATACTCGGTGAAGAGGTTGATGTCGCCCTCGCCA contains these protein-coding regions:
- a CDS encoding helicase HerA-like domain-containing protein; the encoded protein is MPDSSQLVIGADLAGQQIAQAMRLANRHGLVAGATGTGKTVTLQRLAEAFSDAGVAVFAADIKGDLCGLGAAGNPQGKVAERIAGMPWLNYTAQAYPVTLWDIHGESGHPLRTTLSEMGPLLIGSLLELTDSQQSALYAAFKVADREGLLLLDLKDLKALLNHLKENPQLLGEDAALMTTGSSQALLRRLAILEQQGAEALFGEPALQLEDILQPSADGRGRIHLLDASRLVHEAPKVYATFLLWLLAELFEQLPERGDADKPLLALFFDEAHLLFGDTPKALQERLEQVVRLIRSKGVGVYFVTQSPADLPDDVLAQLGLRIQHGLRAFTAKEQKSLRAVADGFRPNPAFDSLSVLTELGIGEALVGTLTEKGTPEMVQRVLVAPPQSRIGPLTETERTVLIAGSPFKGRYDKPIDRESAYEILMGRKGLAPEAEATAGKPAPEEPSLADRAGEFLGTAAGQALKSAMRQAANNLGKQLVRGLMGSLLGGSKRR
- a CDS encoding DciA family protein; this translates as MAFRPLTARAPAVLLREAKPLKAILGHAQRLGHLQRLLESQLQPAAREHCHVASWREGSLLLIVTDGHWATRLRYQQKRLQRQLQMFDEFASLTRILFKVQPPTVQRGAAGHTMDLSTEAAATIQATADGITDPGLRAALERLAAHAKDKS
- the secA gene encoding preprotein translocase subunit SecA, coding for MFAPLLKKLFGSKNEREVKRMLKTVQLVNAFEEQMVALSDDQLRAKTAEFKARIAKGETLDKLLPEAFAVAREAGKRIMGMRHFDVQLVGGMTLHEGKIAEMRTGEGKTLVATLGVYLNALSGKGVHVVTVNDYLARRDANWMRPLYEFLGLTVGVVTPFQPPEEKRLAYAADITYGTNNEFGFDYLRDNMAFSMEEKFQRELNFAVIDEVDSILIDEARTPLIISGQAEDSSKLYMEINKLIPQLELHVEEVEGEVTKAGHYTVDEKTRQVELNEAGHQFIEDMLTRVGLLAEGESLYSAHNLGLLTHVYAGLRAHKLFNRNIEYIVQDGQVVLVDEHTGRTMPGRRLSEGLHQAIEAKEGLNIQAESQTLASTTFQNYFRLYTKLSGMTGTADTEAFEFHQIYGLEVMVIPPNKPLARKDFNDLVFLTAEEKYAAIVADIKESMAAGRPVLVGTATIETSEHMSALLVKEGIEHKVLNAKFHEKEAEIIAQAGRPGALTIATNMAGRGTDILLGGNWEVEVASLEDPTPEQIAQIKADWQKRHQQVLESGGLQVIASERHESRRIDNQLRGRAGRQGDAGSSRFYLSLEDSLMRIFASDRVKNFMKALGMQPGEAIEHRMVTNAIEKAQRKVEGRNFDIRKQLLEFDDVNNEQRKVIYHMRNTLLAADNIGETIADFRQDVLNATVSAHIPPQSLPEQWDVAGLEASLQSDFGVALPIQQWLDEDDHLYEETLREKLMTELMAAYNEKEDQAGADALRSFEKQIVLRVLDDLWKDHLSTMDHLRHGIHLRGYAQKNPKQEYKRESFTLFSELLDSIKRDSIRVLSHVQVRREDPEAEEQRLRQEAEALAARMQFEHAEAPGLEQPEILGEEVDVALATAPVRNEQKLGRNELCYCGSGKKFKHCHGQIQ